From a region of the Streptacidiphilus albus JL83 genome:
- the bcp gene encoding thioredoxin-dependent thiol peroxidase, translating to MSERLQPGDPAPAFSLPDADGKQVSLADHLGRKVIVYFYPAALTPGCTKQACDFTDNLDVLAEAGYDVIGISPDKPEKLGKFREKESLRVTLLADPEKEVLVAYGAFGEKSMYGKTVTGVIRSTVVVDEEGKVERALYNVKATGHVAKLLRDLKV from the coding sequence ATGAGTGAGCGACTGCAGCCCGGCGACCCGGCCCCGGCCTTCAGCCTGCCGGATGCCGACGGCAAGCAGGTGTCCCTCGCCGACCACCTCGGCCGCAAGGTCATCGTCTACTTCTACCCGGCGGCACTGACACCCGGCTGCACCAAGCAGGCCTGCGACTTCACCGACAACCTGGACGTGCTGGCCGAGGCCGGCTACGACGTGATCGGAATCTCACCGGACAAGCCGGAGAAGCTGGGCAAGTTCCGGGAGAAGGAGAGCCTGCGGGTCACCCTGCTGGCCGACCCCGAGAAGGAGGTCCTGGTGGCGTACGGGGCCTTCGGCGAGAAGAGCATGTACGGGAAGACCGTGACCGGGGTGATCCGCTCCACGGTGGTCGTGGACGAGGAGGGCAAGGTCGAGCGCGCCCTCTACAACGTCAAGGCGACCGGCCATGTGGCCAAGCTGCTGCGCGACCTGAAGGTCTGA
- a CDS encoding DUF3618 domain-containing protein → MGEVSTRGRDGKDVRSAAQIEEDIARTRKQLAATLDQLAVAVHPSTIIDSMKAQATAKVQQTAGQAFTRVNQGVEAVKAQFTDEKGNLDRKRVVPAAAIGAALVVGVVLLRRRKK, encoded by the coding sequence GTGGGCGAGGTCAGCACGAGGGGTCGGGACGGCAAGGACGTCCGCAGCGCAGCCCAGATCGAGGAGGACATCGCCCGGACGCGGAAGCAGCTCGCGGCCACGCTGGACCAGCTGGCCGTGGCGGTGCACCCGTCGACGATCATCGATTCGATGAAGGCGCAGGCCACGGCCAAGGTCCAGCAGACGGCGGGTCAGGCCTTCACCCGGGTGAACCAGGGCGTCGAGGCGGTCAAGGCGCAGTTCACCGACGAGAAGGGCAACCTGGACCGGAAGCGGGTCGTGCCCGCTGCGGCGATCGGTGCGGCGCTGGTCGTCGGCGTGGTCCTGCTGCGCCGTCGGAAGAAGTAG
- a CDS encoding GroES family chaperonin, giving the protein MLHDRVLVRSDGPEGDRRSTGGILIPATAALSKRCAWAEVVAVGQNVRSIEPGDRVLYDPEDRSEVEVRGILYVLLRERDVHAVAAERVGDTGGNTGLYL; this is encoded by the coding sequence ATGCTGCACGACCGGGTGCTGGTGCGCTCGGACGGCCCCGAGGGGGACCGCCGGTCGACCGGCGGCATCCTGATCCCGGCCACCGCCGCGCTGAGCAAGCGCTGCGCCTGGGCCGAGGTCGTGGCCGTCGGCCAGAACGTCCGCAGCATCGAGCCCGGCGACCGAGTGCTCTACGACCCGGAGGACCGCTCCGAGGTCGAGGTGCGCGGGATCCTCTACGTCCTGCTGCGGGAGCGCGACGTCCACGCGGTGGCGGCCGAGCGGGTCGGCGACACCGGCGGCAACACCGGGCTGTACCTCTGA
- a CDS encoding glycosyltransferase 87 family protein produces MAALWAVTRILLVAGSLKVGPFAAPGGLDYSVSEVYQPWFELLRTGTFPLHDVAWQYPPGAAGPLLLPALLQFTDYGHAFILVCALCDALVAFLLLRAGRPRADGSPRSLAGCWIWTLGLPLLWTTPWNRFDVMVTALAVAALVAAAGSGRRGAAGPWSDAAFGLLVGLGTLVKVWPVLLLAGIARGRRGRVALVAAGTTVLLGTLLFLATMPGALSFLTAQQDRGIEFEALPALPFQLLRHLGWTGHVGVHEGSTEFLGPGVGSVALVGELLSVAALGWLLWWARRSDRGAETVLPDAAFTAVLLFVATSRVLSPQYLVWLVGLAAVCLVRPATSQRLPALLVLLACPLTMAVFPFMGRALVHGSVPAALLLTLRDLLIGAAALLAARRLWTATRPAPERTAATELGTDRPAALDPVA; encoded by the coding sequence GTGGCGGCGCTCTGGGCGGTGACCCGGATCCTGCTGGTGGCCGGCTCGCTGAAGGTGGGTCCGTTCGCGGCCCCGGGCGGTCTCGACTACTCCGTCTCCGAGGTCTACCAGCCGTGGTTCGAGCTGCTGCGGACCGGGACCTTCCCGCTGCACGACGTCGCCTGGCAGTACCCGCCGGGCGCGGCGGGGCCGCTGCTGCTCCCGGCGCTGCTGCAGTTCACCGACTACGGGCACGCGTTCATCCTGGTGTGCGCGCTCTGCGACGCGCTGGTGGCCTTCCTGCTGCTGCGCGCGGGTCGGCCGAGGGCGGACGGGTCGCCGCGCAGCCTGGCCGGCTGCTGGATCTGGACGCTGGGCCTGCCGCTGCTGTGGACGACCCCGTGGAACCGCTTCGACGTGATGGTGACGGCCCTGGCGGTGGCCGCGCTGGTCGCGGCCGCCGGGAGCGGGCGCCGGGGCGCGGCCGGGCCCTGGTCCGACGCCGCGTTCGGGCTGCTGGTGGGTCTCGGCACCCTGGTCAAGGTGTGGCCGGTGCTGCTGCTGGCGGGGATCGCGCGCGGTCGTCGGGGTCGGGTCGCCCTGGTGGCGGCCGGGACGACGGTGCTGCTGGGCACCCTGCTGTTCCTGGCGACGATGCCGGGCGCACTGAGCTTCCTGACGGCGCAGCAGGACCGGGGGATCGAGTTCGAGGCGCTGCCCGCGCTGCCCTTCCAGCTGCTCCGGCACCTCGGCTGGACCGGGCACGTCGGGGTGCACGAGGGCTCGACGGAGTTCCTCGGCCCCGGGGTCGGCTCGGTGGCGCTGGTCGGCGAGTTGCTGTCGGTGGCGGCGCTCGGCTGGCTGCTGTGGTGGGCGCGGCGTTCGGACCGGGGCGCGGAGACGGTGCTGCCCGACGCCGCGTTCACGGCGGTGCTGCTCTTCGTCGCCACCAGCCGGGTGCTCAGCCCGCAGTACCTGGTGTGGCTGGTCGGGCTGGCGGCCGTCTGCCTGGTCCGTCCGGCGACCTCGCAGCGCCTCCCGGCGCTGCTGGTGCTGCTCGCCTGCCCGCTGACGATGGCGGTGTTCCCCTTCATGGGCCGGGCGCTGGTGCACGGGTCGGTCCCGGCCGCGCTGCTGTTGACCCTGCGTGACCTGCTGATCGGCGCGGCAGCGCTGCTCGCGGCCCGGCGGCTGTGGACCGCGACCCGGCCGGCCCCGGAGCGGACGGCGGCGACGGAGCTCGGGACCGACCGTCCGGCGGCCCTGGACCCCGTCGCCTGA
- a CDS encoding transglycosylase domain-containing protein, with translation MVLGGVLALLLIGIGAFVAMYMLVTVPDPNAAATAQSNVYYYADNTTELGRTGAVNRVSVPISQISINMQHAAVSAEDRTFYTNRGVSITGIVRAGWYTVTGKGLQGGSTITQQYVKNYYLTQEQNLVRKAKEFFIALKVDQTESKDTIMAGYLNTSYFGRNAYGIQAAAQAYYGINAAQLNVPQAAYLAALLQAPSAYDVGTATAQGKAEAVARWNYVLDGMVKLGWLDQDERNSMTFPATRAPSTTIGVGGQAGYLIDIANHYLNDNNIVDSGTLAAGGWRITTTFVKPDQDALASAVRTEFTDLLPNTQKAKDVRAAAGSVDPATGKLLAAYGGPDYAVQEYNDALRTDIQVGSTFKAFDLAAGLQNQATTQDGVPITPSTLYDGTSGREVQGLPAGLHYAPPNEDDKSYGEISLSFAMQDSVNSVYAQEAADAGLNNVRTAAISAGLPPNTPSMSASDPSIALGVATPNAIQMAGAYATFDNHGRQITPWSVQQLSHDGTVKALPAHPAATAFSRDTADTVTSVLQGVITPAGTGYVALGLGRPAAGKTGTTDSNLSAWFIGYTPQLVTSVGLFAEDPTTHGRVSLGDAAGVTRVNGGTFPAQIWTDYMTAALDGQPDEPFDLQISSSNAAPTAAPSSASTSAPATPSSSASGNPPATGSEPVASQTAGQGGSTTPSVPAGTTPPPTTPSSPPAGNVPGQDNGVQPSGAAISAPAVPLGAAP, from the coding sequence ATGGTCCTCGGCGGCGTCCTCGCCCTGCTGCTGATCGGCATCGGCGCCTTCGTCGCGATGTACATGCTGGTCACCGTGCCCGACCCGAACGCAGCCGCGACCGCGCAGAGCAATGTCTACTACTACGCCGACAACACCACCGAGCTGGGCCGGACCGGCGCGGTGAACCGGGTCTCGGTCCCGATCAGCCAGATCTCGATCAACATGCAGCACGCGGCGGTCTCCGCCGAGGACCGCACCTTCTACACCAACCGGGGCGTCAGCATCACCGGCATCGTCCGCGCGGGCTGGTACACCGTCACCGGGAAGGGCCTCCAGGGCGGTTCCACCATCACCCAGCAGTACGTCAAGAACTACTACCTGACCCAGGAGCAGAACCTGGTCCGCAAGGCCAAGGAGTTCTTCATCGCGCTCAAGGTCGACCAGACCGAGAGCAAGGACACGATCATGGCCGGCTACCTCAACACCAGCTACTTCGGCCGCAACGCCTACGGCATCCAGGCCGCAGCCCAGGCGTACTACGGGATCAACGCCGCTCAGCTGAACGTCCCGCAGGCGGCCTACCTGGCCGCGCTGCTCCAGGCGCCCAGCGCCTACGACGTGGGCACCGCCACCGCGCAGGGCAAGGCCGAGGCCGTCGCCCGCTGGAACTACGTGCTGGACGGCATGGTCAAGCTGGGCTGGCTGGACCAGGACGAGCGCAACAGCATGACCTTCCCGGCCACCAGGGCACCCAGCACCACCATCGGCGTCGGCGGCCAGGCGGGCTACCTCATCGACATCGCCAACCACTACCTCAACGACAACAACATCGTCGACTCGGGCACCCTCGCGGCCGGCGGCTGGCGGATCACCACCACCTTCGTCAAACCAGACCAGGACGCGCTGGCCTCCGCCGTCCGGACCGAGTTCACCGATCTGCTGCCGAACACCCAGAAGGCCAAGGACGTCCGCGCCGCCGCCGGCTCGGTCGACCCGGCCACCGGCAAGCTGCTCGCCGCCTACGGCGGTCCGGACTACGCCGTCCAGGAGTACAACGACGCCCTGCGCACCGACATCCAGGTCGGCTCGACCTTCAAGGCCTTCGACCTGGCCGCCGGGCTGCAGAACCAGGCCACCACCCAGGACGGCGTGCCGATCACCCCGAGCACCCTCTACGACGGGACCAGCGGACGCGAGGTCCAGGGGCTCCCGGCCGGTCTGCACTACGCGCCGCCGAACGAGGACGACAAGAGCTACGGCGAGATCAGCCTCAGCTTCGCGATGCAGGATTCGGTCAACAGCGTGTACGCGCAGGAGGCCGCCGACGCCGGGCTGAACAACGTCCGCACCGCCGCCATCTCCGCCGGGCTGCCGCCGAACACCCCCAGCATGAGCGCGAGCGACCCCTCGATCGCGCTGGGCGTGGCAACCCCCAACGCCATCCAGATGGCGGGGGCCTACGCGACCTTCGACAACCACGGCCGGCAGATCACCCCCTGGTCGGTGCAGCAGCTCAGCCATGACGGCACGGTCAAGGCGCTTCCCGCGCACCCGGCCGCCACCGCCTTCAGCCGCGACACCGCCGACACCGTCACCTCGGTGCTGCAGGGCGTCATCACCCCGGCCGGCACCGGCTACGTCGCGCTCGGCCTGGGGCGGCCGGCGGCCGGCAAGACCGGGACCACCGACAGCAACCTGTCCGCCTGGTTCATCGGCTACACGCCGCAGCTGGTCACCTCGGTCGGCCTGTTCGCCGAGGACCCGACCACCCACGGGCGGGTGTCGCTCGGCGACGCGGCCGGGGTCACCCGGGTCAACGGCGGAACCTTCCCCGCGCAGATCTGGACCGACTACATGACGGCCGCCCTCGACGGGCAGCCCGACGAGCCGTTCGACCTGCAGATCAGCAGCAGCAACGCCGCGCCCACGGCCGCCCCGTCGAGCGCCTCGACCTCCGCCCCGGCGACCCCGTCCAGCAGCGCCTCGGGCAACCCGCCGGCCACCGGATCCGAGCCGGTTGCCAGCCAGACAGCGGGTCAGGGCGGCTCGACGACGCCCTCCGTCCCGGCCGGGACCACGCCGCCGCCGACCACCCCGAGTTCGCCCCCGGCCGGCAACGTCCCCGGTCAGGACAACGGAGTGCAGCCCAGCGGGGCCGCCATCTCCGCCCCCGCCGTCCCGCTCGGCGCCGCGCCCTGA
- a CDS encoding ABC transporter permease produces the protein MSRTVAEARPPDPEPPDPDPGRRRHELRSASRLYTAVARGSFRRYATYRAATWAGTFTNTVFGFFIAYTYRALWEIRPHLGGYDLSAALTYVWLGQALLMPVAAMGGGVQDDLEARIVSGDIAVDLYRPVDQQGWWLASDLGRAAYHLLSRGVLPLLVGGLCFHLRMPSGGLAEEVLTWSCFLLSLLLGITVSFMIRYMTALTGFWLLDPRGMRQVALVLGMFCSGFLLPLTLFPSGLATLFQRLPWAGMVQIPEDVFLQRRTGGSLLSGLALQLAWVLVLVLAGRLVQRAAAAKVVVQGG, from the coding sequence ATGAGCCGAACCGTCGCCGAAGCCCGCCCGCCCGACCCGGAACCCCCCGATCCGGACCCCGGGCGGCGGCGCCACGAACTCCGCTCCGCCTCCAGGCTGTACACCGCCGTCGCCCGGGGCAGCTTCCGCCGCTACGCCACCTACCGCGCCGCGACCTGGGCCGGAACCTTCACCAACACCGTCTTCGGCTTCTTCATCGCCTACACCTACCGGGCCCTCTGGGAGATCCGGCCGCACCTCGGCGGCTACGACCTCAGTGCGGCCCTCACCTACGTCTGGCTCGGCCAGGCCCTGCTGATGCCGGTGGCCGCGATGGGCGGCGGCGTCCAGGACGACCTGGAGGCGCGGATCGTCTCCGGCGACATCGCGGTGGACCTCTACCGGCCGGTGGACCAGCAGGGCTGGTGGCTGGCGAGCGACCTCGGCCGGGCGGCCTACCACCTGCTGTCGCGCGGGGTGCTGCCGCTGCTGGTCGGCGGCCTCTGCTTCCATCTGCGGATGCCCTCCGGCGGCCTCGCCGAGGAGGTGCTGACCTGGTCCTGCTTCCTGCTGTCGCTGCTGCTCGGGATCACCGTCAGCTTCATGATCCGCTACATGACCGCGCTCACCGGCTTCTGGCTGTTGGACCCGCGCGGGATGCGGCAGGTCGCGCTGGTGCTCGGGATGTTCTGCTCCGGCTTCCTGCTGCCGCTGACGCTCTTCCCCTCGGGCCTGGCGACCCTCTTCCAGCGGCTGCCCTGGGCCGGGATGGTGCAGATCCCCGAGGACGTCTTCCTCCAGCGGCGGACCGGGGGCTCGCTGCTCTCCGGGCTGGCCCTGCAACTGGCCTGGGTGCTGGTGCTGGTGCTGGCCGGCCGGCTGGTGCAGCGGGCGGCGGCCGCCAAGGTGGTGGTCCAGGGTGGGTGA
- a CDS encoding ABC transporter permease, with the protein MWLRASMAYRTSFWITAVGNAVTSALDFVVIAIMFLHTTALGGWTLPQVAFLYGTSGLTLGLADLLVGSLDQLGQRVRDGSVDVVLVRPAAALAQLGADRFALRRAGRVVQSGLILGWALSRLPIDWTAGRLLVLLVLVVCGTVIFGSVFVAGAAFQFFATDAAEVQNSVTYGGATMLQYPPTIYARDLVRGVVFGVPLAFVNWLPALYVLGLPDTLGLPGWFRFASPLVALAFATAAGLLWRAALRSYRSTGS; encoded by the coding sequence ATGTGGCTGCGGGCCTCGATGGCCTACCGGACCTCCTTCTGGATCACGGCCGTCGGCAACGCGGTCACCTCGGCGCTGGACTTCGTGGTCATCGCCATCATGTTCCTGCACACCACCGCCCTCGGCGGCTGGACCCTGCCGCAGGTCGCCTTCCTCTACGGCACCTCCGGGCTGACCCTCGGCCTGGCCGACCTGCTGGTCGGCAGCCTGGACCAGCTCGGCCAGCGGGTCCGCGACGGCTCGGTGGACGTCGTCCTGGTCCGCCCCGCCGCCGCGCTCGCCCAGCTCGGTGCGGACCGTTTCGCGCTGCGCCGGGCCGGCCGGGTGGTCCAGTCCGGGCTGATCCTGGGCTGGGCGCTGAGCCGGCTGCCGATCGACTGGACGGCCGGACGGCTGCTGGTGCTGCTCGTCCTGGTGGTCTGCGGCACCGTCATCTTCGGCTCGGTGTTCGTGGCCGGGGCGGCGTTCCAGTTCTTCGCCACCGACGCCGCCGAGGTGCAGAACTCGGTCACCTACGGCGGCGCGACCATGCTCCAGTACCCGCCGACCATCTACGCCCGCGACCTGGTCCGGGGCGTGGTCTTCGGGGTGCCGCTGGCCTTCGTGAACTGGCTGCCCGCGCTGTACGTGCTCGGTCTGCCGGACACCCTCGGCCTGCCCGGCTGGTTCCGCTTCGCCTCGCCGCTGGTGGCCCTGGCCTTCGCCACCGCCGCCGGGCTCCTCTGGCGGGCCGCCCTCCGCTCCTACCGCAGCACCGGAAGTTGA
- a CDS encoding ABC transporter ATP-binding protein — MAIIEVENVARSFTVRRKAGRLRRERTEVRAVEDLSFSVTAGEMVGYIGPNGAGKSTTIKMLTGILVPSAGRLRVAGVDPQRDRTRLARRIGVVFGQRTTLWWDLPLRDSYELARRIYRIEDARYRRNLDRCIELLGLGPLLDVPVRQLSLGQRMRGDIAAALLHDPEVLYLDEPTIGLDVISKNRVREFLAEINAESGTTVLLTTHDLTDIERLCSRVMVIDHGRVVYDGGLDGLHEAGRSERTLVVDLALPAPPIDVPGTRVVKVEGPRQWLAFPASASAAPLVAAVAAAHPLVDLSVREPAIEDVIARMYASPGPALATARSGPTG; from the coding sequence ATGGCCATCATCGAGGTCGAGAACGTCGCCCGCAGTTTCACCGTCCGCCGCAAGGCCGGTCGGCTGCGGCGCGAGCGCACCGAGGTCCGCGCCGTCGAGGACCTCAGCTTCAGCGTCACCGCCGGGGAGATGGTGGGCTACATCGGCCCCAACGGGGCGGGCAAGTCCACCACCATCAAGATGCTCACCGGCATCCTCGTCCCCAGCGCGGGACGGCTGCGGGTGGCCGGCGTGGACCCGCAGCGCGACCGCACCCGGCTGGCCCGCCGGATCGGCGTGGTCTTCGGCCAGCGCACCACCCTCTGGTGGGACCTGCCGCTGCGCGACTCCTACGAGCTGGCCCGCCGGATCTACCGGATCGAGGACGCCCGCTACCGGCGCAACCTCGACCGCTGCATCGAGCTGCTGGGGCTCGGCCCGCTGCTGGACGTGCCGGTCCGTCAACTCTCGCTCGGGCAGCGGATGCGCGGCGACATCGCGGCCGCGCTGCTGCACGACCCGGAGGTGCTCTACCTGGACGAGCCCACCATCGGTCTGGACGTGATCAGCAAGAACCGGGTCCGTGAGTTCCTGGCCGAGATCAACGCCGAGTCCGGGACGACGGTGCTGCTCACCACCCACGACCTGACCGACATCGAACGGCTCTGCTCGCGGGTGATGGTGATCGACCACGGCCGGGTCGTCTACGACGGCGGTCTGGACGGCCTGCACGAGGCGGGCCGGAGCGAGCGCACCCTGGTGGTCGACCTGGCGCTGCCCGCCCCGCCGATCGACGTCCCCGGGACCCGGGTGGTCAAGGTCGAAGGACCGCGCCAGTGGCTGGCCTTCCCGGCCTCGGCAAGCGCCGCCCCGCTGGTCGCCGCCGTCGCCGCGGCGCATCCGCTGGTCGACCTCTCGGTCCGCGAACCCGCCATCGAGGACGTCATCGCCCGGATGTACGCGTCCCCCGGACCGGCCCTTGCGACGGCGAGGTCCGGCCCGACCGGCTGA
- a CDS encoding GntR family transcriptional regulator, whose product MDGAIVFAFRIDRRSGVASYLQIVQQVESALRLGLLEPGDRLPTAREVVEATALNPNTVLKSYRELESRGLVETRRRHGTFVVGTLGVAPADSPWHAELAEVAGRARAAGLERDDLDALFGSVLNDLYPRRITDDVPQQQPRGGAHGPRTDRAAPSPGP is encoded by the coding sequence ATGGATGGTGCGATCGTGTTCGCCTTCCGGATCGACCGGCGGAGCGGTGTCGCCAGCTATCTCCAGATCGTGCAGCAGGTCGAGAGCGCCCTGCGGCTCGGGCTGCTGGAGCCCGGCGACCGGCTCCCCACTGCCCGGGAGGTGGTGGAAGCGACGGCGTTGAACCCCAACACCGTCCTCAAGTCCTACCGCGAACTCGAATCCCGGGGGCTGGTCGAGACCCGGCGCAGGCACGGGACGTTCGTGGTGGGCACGCTCGGCGTGGCCCCGGCGGACTCACCGTGGCACGCCGAACTCGCCGAAGTGGCCGGCCGCGCCCGCGCGGCCGGCCTGGAACGCGACGACCTCGACGCACTCTTCGGGTCCGTGCTCAACGACCTCTACCCCAGAAGGATCACCGATGACGTCCCCCAGCAGCAGCCCCGAGGCGGCGCTCACGGCCCGCGGACTGACCGGGCGGCACCGTCGCCGGGGCCCTGA
- a CDS encoding ABC transporter ATP-binding protein, translating into MTSPSSSPEAALTARGLTGRHRRRGPDVLADATFQLPAGVICALVGPNGSGKSTLLELAAGVQRPSAGTVEVFGQPARTGHPRVAYLPQDRPLFRRFTVAETLCFAARANRGNWDAGMAQQVADISRFDRRDQVRDLSGGERTRVALAVALGKRADLLLLDEPMADLDVLARQELMGLLMAHVADTGCTVVMSSHIIAELADACDHLLVLHEGRVRLCGEIEELTDAHAVVTLPGGTGQLAGHVVVESRPAGRGTTALIRPAAVLPAAWQAERPSLEELVLAHLGTPTAPALALPADPRHQDTAA; encoded by the coding sequence ATGACGTCCCCCAGCAGCAGCCCCGAGGCGGCGCTCACGGCCCGCGGACTGACCGGGCGGCACCGTCGCCGGGGCCCTGATGTCCTGGCGGACGCGACCTTCCAGCTTCCCGCCGGCGTCATCTGCGCCCTGGTCGGCCCCAACGGCTCGGGCAAGTCGACCCTGCTGGAGCTGGCCGCGGGCGTCCAGCGGCCCTCCGCCGGCACCGTGGAGGTCTTCGGGCAGCCGGCCCGGACCGGCCACCCGCGGGTGGCCTACCTGCCCCAGGACCGCCCGCTGTTCCGCAGGTTCACCGTGGCGGAGACGCTGTGCTTCGCCGCCCGGGCCAACCGGGGTAACTGGGACGCCGGGATGGCGCAGCAGGTGGCCGACATCTCCCGGTTCGACCGCAGGGACCAGGTACGCGACCTCTCTGGCGGCGAACGCACCCGGGTCGCTCTCGCGGTCGCCCTGGGCAAACGCGCCGACCTGCTGCTGCTCGACGAGCCCATGGCCGACCTCGACGTCCTGGCCCGCCAGGAGCTGATGGGGCTGCTCATGGCACACGTCGCCGACACCGGGTGCACCGTGGTGATGTCCTCGCACATCATCGCCGAGCTGGCCGACGCCTGCGACCACCTGCTGGTCCTCCACGAGGGCCGGGTGCGGCTGTGCGGTGAGATCGAGGAGCTGACCGACGCCCACGCGGTGGTCACCCTCCCCGGCGGAACCGGCCAGTTGGCCGGGCACGTCGTGGTTGAGTCCCGTCCGGCCGGTCGCGGCACCACCGCGCTGATCCGGCCCGCCGCCGTGCTGCCCGCAGCCTGGCAGGCGGAGCGGCCCTCCCTGGAGGAGCTGGTCCTCGCCCACCTCGGCACGCCGACCGCCCCCGCGCTCGCCCTTCCCGCAGATCCCCGACACCAGGACACCGCCGCATGA